CCACCTGTCACTCTGTCCCCCGAAGGGGAACGCTCTGTCTCCAGAGGTGTCAGAGGATGTCAAGACCTGGTAAGGTTCTTCGCGTTGCTTCGAATTAAACCACATGCTCCACTGCTTGTGCGGGCCCCCGTCAATTCCTTTGAGTTTCAGCCTTGCGGCCGTACTCCCCAGGCGGAGTGCTTAATGTGTTAACTTCGGCACTAAGGGTATCGAAACCCCTAACACCTAGCACTCATCGTTTACGGCGTGGACTACCAGGGTATCTAATCCTGTTTGCTCCCCACGCTTTCGCGCCTCAGCGTCAGTTGTAGGCCAGAAAGTCGCCTTCGCCACTGGTGTTCCTCCACATATCTACGCATTTCACCGCTACACGTGGAATTCCACTTTCCTCTCCTACACTCAAGTCCCCCAGTTTCCAATGACCCTCCACGGTTGAGCCGTGGGCTTTCACATCAGACTTAAGAGACCGCCTGCGCGCGCTTTACGCCCAATAATTCCGGACAACGCTTGCCCCCTACGTATTACCGCGGCTGCTGGCACGTAGTTAGCCGGGGCTTTCTCGTGAGGTACCGTCAAGGTGCCGACCTATTCGAACGGCACTTGTTCTTCCCTCATAACAGAACTTTACGATCCGAAAACCTTCATCGTTCACGCGGCGTTGCACCGTCAGGCTTTCGCCCATTGCGGATGATTCCCTACTGCTGCCTCCCGTAGGAGTCTGGACCGTGTCTCAGTTCCAGTGTGGCCGATCACCCTCTCAGGTCGGCTACGCATCGTCGCCTTGGTAAGCCATTACCTTACCAACTAGCTAATGCGCCGCGGGCCCATCTTGCAGTGTAAGGATAAATCCCCACTTTTACATTCGGATCATGCGATCCAAATGATCATCCGGTATTAGCCCCGGTTTCCCGGAGTTATCCCAGTCTACAAGGTAGGTTGCCCACGTGTTACTCACCCGTCCGCCGCTCATTCCACCGGCTTCACCCCGAAGGGATCCGCCGGCTTCCTGCGCTCGACTTGCATGTATTAGGCACGCCGCCAGCGTTCGTCCTGAGCCAGGATCAAACTCTCCAATAGAGTTCGATGTCTCTGACATCATGTCCAAACTTTCGTCTGGCGTTGTTGAATGTTTCCACTCAACGCTTTGTTTCTTTTGACGGGATATTTTCATATCCCACTTTGCTTGGCTTTTTGTTTAGTTTTCAAAGGTCAAAATCATGCTTTGTCGTTTTTTAGCGACTTTATAAATATAACATCTTCAATCCTCGAAGTCAATAGTTATATTTTAATTTTAAAGCCCCCAACCAATTTGTGTTTATTGGTGTCAACTCGACATAAAATATTATACTAGAATAGAAAACAAAAAGCAATAGTTTTTTTATTCTCTATACTATCGCTTCATAAGCATGTGCTTGATAAATTATAACGACCTTCACGACTGTGGTCAATAGGAATTTAAAAAGTTTCTTCTTTGAGTACCATAGCGCTAATAAATAACTCTTACTTTAATTGTGCTAATTTCATTTGAATACCCTCATACTTTGAACATCACAATTAAATATTCCACATAACAAGTAAGTAATGATAAAGCTAAACTAACAATCAGTGTGGGGGCCTTCATCCCCACTGATTGTTAGTTTAACTTATCGGACCTTTAGGGCACTTTATCCTCCCTCTATTCACATGCACTTTTAAAACGAGCCATGTGAAAAACAAATCTATGAATTGTCTTTACACGTTTCGCTTGTATGATGATATTAATTCATAATCTTATATTATATAGAAGGACAAATTAAAACCTAAACCATTTTTTGAATGTAAACTAATTTAAAATATGGTTGACAACACAACTTAGATCAGATTATTCTATTGTTAACTAAAATAAACTAACGTTAACATTCGGGAGTGGTTATATCATGAGATCTACCTCACAATTTCGTATTAATGATTTAACGAAAGGAGCTATGTTTATTGCACTTATGGCAATAGGAGCTAATTTAACTGCTTTTATTACAATCGGTACAGTTCCTTTAACGTTTCAAACCGTTATTGCCATATTAGCCGGTATTTTGCTCGGTAAGAAGTTGGGCGCTCTTTCTATAATTGGTTACATTATGGTAGGACTTATTGGAGTACCTGTATTCGCTGGCTTTACCGGTGGCTTTCAAATTCTCGCTTCTCCTACTTTAGGGTTCTTAATTTCTTTTGTAGCCATCGCTTATGTTGCAGGAAGTGTTGTAGAAACAAGGGCTGGTCAAACAGCCACCGCTTACTTTAAAGCATCGCTCGTTGGACTTTTAGTAAACTACTTTATTGGCGTTCCTTATCTTTACTTTCATAGTAGTATCCTACTGCAATTAGAAAATATTCAGTTCACTACAATTGCTATCAGCATGGGTCCTTTCTTTGTTAAAGATTTTATTCTCGTAGTTTTTACCGCAAGTATCGCTCCAAAATTAAAAAAAGCACAAACTTTCTTCAGTTCGATGAAAGAGGCGTCATAAAAAATTAAGCCATTTTTAACTCTTCATAAGATTAAAATTTTAAAAATACACACACTAAACGAGCAGGGAAAAGTGAAACTACCCTGCTCGTAATTTATTCTATTCTTTTAAACATCAAATGCTTGTCAAAATTCAAAATAAGACGCCAACATCGAATAATGAATATGACCTTCACTTCAGACGGAATCTTTCCCACAGGTTTATCTTCAGGGAGTCGTCTTCTTACGGTTCAGACACTTTGTACATCCGCATATTTAAATAAAGCTAAGCTTCAATCAGTGGGGGTTTTACTGTCCCTTAAGAGCGGGATAAAACGAACCCTCGATCAGTGGGAGCTTTCATTCTTCTCCCACTGATCGAGGGTTGAGTAAATCCGGACATCAGCATCCGATCTGTGATAAAATTCACTTCCTAATTTTTCATATCATTTATAAAATTGACTCCTTTATAAAATAAGTGCTGCAAGCCAACCAAAAATAATTAATGGAATATTAAAGTGTAAAAATGTCGGTACACAGGTATCCCATATATGATTGTGCTGACCGTCTGAATTTAGCCCAGCCGACGGTCCTAAAGTGCTATCCGAAGCAGGGGAGCCAGCATCACCTAATGCACCAGCAGTACCTATTAATGCAATAGTCGCCAAAGGTGAAAGGCCAATTGCAGCAGCTAAAGGAACATAGATTGCTGCAATAATAGGAATCGTAGCAAATGATGAACCAATTCCCATTGTAATTAATAACCCTATAATTAACATGATAAGTGCTGCTAGACCATGATTATGACCGATCCATCCTGAAACACTTGCAACAAGTTGATCCACATGTCCGGTTTCCCTAATCACTTCTGCAAATCCACCAGCCGAAATCATCACGAACCCTATAAATGCCAGCATTTTCATACCATCGGTTAGTAACTCTTCAGACTGACTTAACCTTAATTTTTTCGTGAGATGAAGGTAACCAAAATAAACATATAAAATAATTAGACCGGTTAGTGCGCCAAACACCATTGATTTAGTTAAAACTTGTGAAACAAGCACTGAGACAATAGCTGCTACACCAACAAATATACCAGGCCATGTAAACGAATGTTCTTCAGAATCGCCCGATGTAGTCAACTCCTGTGTCACATAATTTCTTGGTTTACGGTAGCTGACAAATATCGCTAATGCCAAACCAACCAACATACCGATAACTGGAAGTAACATTGCTTTCGGTACCATACTCATGTTTACAACCATTCCACTCTCATTCATATTAGATACAATAATCTCATGAAAGATTAAACCATACCCTGCCGGAATCAATATATAAGGCGCCTTCAATCCGAATGTTAAGGCTGTAGCAGTCGCCCTTCTATCCATTTTCAATTCATTAAACACCTTTAAAAGTGGCGGAATAAATAGCGGAATAAATGCAATGTGAACAGGAACTAAATTTTGAGAAAACGATGCTACAATTGCAATAGAAAATAAGAGTAAAACTTTCGTCATTGTTTTTCTATGTGTTTCTTGTTCTCTACCAACTAGTTTAATAGCCGATTTAACCATCGCATTAGGTAATCCAGTGTAACTTATCCCAACAGCAAAGGCTCCCAACATAGCATAACTGAGTGCAACAGTGACATTGGAGCTCAGCCCCTCGCTAAAAATCTCAATCGTTTCTACAAGGGTAAAACCAGCCACTAACCCTCCAGTTATTCCCCCAACAATAAGAGCAATAACAACGTGAATTCTTAATAAACTTAAGACAATCATAATTAATACCGCTATAACCACTGCATTCATACTCGAATCCCCTTTTACACTTTATTGCTTTATCATGATAGATAACGAAAGCAACGATAATATATCACTAATGTTAACATGTGTCAATTGTTTATATAGAGTTTGTGGTCAGAATAATTGAGGTCCCACCTATCTTTCACTACACCTCACGAATCAATTTCTTTCTCAAATATTGTTCGTCTTATGACGTGGCATGTAAAAAATGACCGAGGAAGTGAGCTCCCTCGGCCATAACTATATATTATTGATTTTCTTGTGCCTCTTCAATTTCTTCCATAAGCATATCTAATATCATTTCTGCATCGTCGCCACCATTTTCGCGGAAGTAGTCACGTGCCTCACCAGCAAGCTCACGGAACTCCTCCCTCTCGTCTTCTGATAATTCATAGACATCTGTTGGGGTATCAGTGGCGTTTTCGATTAATTCTAATGCTTCCCCATTTTGCTCTTCTTGGATCTCAAACGAACGATCTCTCATTTCCTCAATCGCTTCGTCGATAATAGATTGTGTTTCTTCATCTAAATTATTGTAAAAATCAGTATTTACCGTCGTCATAGTAACGTACATATTATGATTAGAAATGGTTAAGTGATCTTGAACTTCATGAAAGCCAGCATCCTCAATAAAGAATAATGGATTCTCTTGACCATCCACAGCACCTTGTTGCAGGCCTGTGTAAAGCTCGCTCCAACTCATCGCCGTTGGATTTGCTCCATACGCTTCATAAGAGCGTAGAATTAATGGTGATTCTTGCGTTCTCATTTGAAAGCCTGCAAAATCAGCCGGTGATTGAATCGATGAACTCCCAGTCCATTGCATGGCACCTTCTGTCCAGAAAGCAAGAGGCATGATAGACTGTTCCTCATATTTTTGGGCTAAATGCGTATTAATGGCTTCACTTTCATTTAGAACTTGTTGATTTAATTCTTGATCATCATCAAACAAGAATTGTAGGGCAAATATATTCCCTTCAGGTACAAGCGTCCCTGTAAACCCTGGGGAAATGATGGCAAATTCAACGATTCCTTGTTGAAGTTGTTCCACTTGGTCTACTTCACTACCAAGGGCACCGAATTCATAGACATCAATATTGATAGCACCGTCTGACTTTTCCTCAACAAGCTCTGCAAATTCTTGAGCATAAACATATTGGACTTGCCCTTGAGTTTCTTCTACAGTAAAACGCCATTCATGTTCAGCTTCTCCGTTACCATTTTCATTGTCACCAGCCCCATCATTACCGCCACAAGCAGCAAGAATCACACCGAAAGATAAGATACCGGCTAGATAGCCTGTTTTCTTAAGCATAATTATAATACCCCCAAATTTTTTATTTTAAAGACATCTCTTTTCCTTTTAGTTCTGGTTCCCCAGCTTAGTATCCTTAGTTTTAGAATAACCTTAAAAGAAACAGAGAAATATCTTCAAAAACAATGACTAACACTGACACAATTAATAACATGACAATATAAGGTGGTGTGCCACGTATCACATCTAAATACGATTTATTAAAAACAGCACTTGCAGTAAAAATATCTACTCCAAATGGTGGTGTAGCCGAACCTAAAGCTGCTTGAAATACAATAACAACACCTAAATGAATAGGGTCTACACCAGCCGCTGTGGCAACTGGAGCAAAAATAGGTGTTAGTATTAATATGACCACGATAGGGTCTACAAACATACATCCAATAAAGAAAAATAAGGCCACAATAAACAAGATATATAATGCCGATGGATCATTTCCTAAGACAGCATCTGTAAGCATTTGTGGTATTCTAGCGAATGATATGACCCAAGAGAATGCCTGACCACCAGCAACAAGTACAAATACTGCCGATGTGACAATCCCTGAAGACAACGCTATATTAGGGATTTCCTTTAGTTTAATCGAACGGAAAATGAGCACTTCTAGTACAAAAGCATATAGAACCGAAATTCCTGCTGCTTCTGTAGGCGTAAATTGTCCTGTATATATCCCGCCAATAATAATAATTGGAAACCCTAAAGGAAGTAGCGCCTTTAAGAAGATGCCGCCCCTCTCTTTCCAAGGTACTTTTGGTGCTAGTGGAATATCATACACTTTTGCGTGAATATAAGCATAGGTGGCAAAGAAAATGAAAATTAATACACCCGGACCAATACCTGCAATAAATAAATCACCTACCGAGGCATCTGACACAAGAGCATAAATGATCATACCGATACTTGGAGGAATGAGTAGCGCTACATCACTTGAATTAATTATGAGGGCGATGGCACTGGAATCCTTATAGCCTACTTTTAATAAACGTTCACGCATCGGTTTACCAATCGCTACAACCGTCGCCTGCGTGGAGCCTGAAATAGAACCAAACAGTGTACAAGCTGCCGCTGTCGTAATCGCATAGCCACCCCGTAAGTGTCCAACAAAGGACCCAACAAAATCCAGTAACTTTCGAGAGGTTCTTCCTGAAGTCATAATATCTGCAGCAAAAATAAATAATGGTACAGCAATTAATACATATGACGAAATCCCTTCAACCATTTGTTGAATCATAATAGTGGGGTCTAAATTATCCATATAGAATAGTATAATAATTAAAGGACCAGCTATTAAAGGAATCATCATCGGGAATCCCATTAAGAGCAAAATAACCATAATTCCGAGTAGTGTCCAAACCATATATAGATTCCTCTCAATTTTATTTAATATCTTAAATAATTAACTTCTTTCTCAATTGAGGCTGAGGTTATTGTTCATCATAATCTATTTTTTCTTCTGCAATATATACTTCTTTATGAACAATATTCGTCCACATATTTCTTAAGAACTGGATACCGCCGATAAAGCAACCAATAGGGATAGCAACAACCATCAACCAGAATGGGAATTCTAGTGCAGCTGTCGTTCGACCTGTTTCATAAATACCATATGTATACAAAGCAGCAAAATAACTAACGGTAAAAAGGACGAGTGCCGTGATGAAAGGGTTAACGATAGATAAAACTTTTTTCACCGGTTTAGGTGATATATCAAAGAGTGCTGACATACTAATATGGCGACCTTTCCTCGCTGCATAGCTAATGCCCATGAAGCTCGCTACAATCACAGCAAGTCGACTAATTTCAGCGGCAAAATGCCAGCTCGTTCCAGTTACCAACCGTGACAACACATTTCCTATAGTCATAACCGAAATAATAATAATTGACCAGCTGAGTATAAGTTTCTCCAGCGTGTGAAGTGTCCCATCCAAAAAATTAAAAACTCGGTTCTTTTTTTTCTCAACTGGCTTTTTTTCCTGTGAGTGATCCAATCTATTCCCCCCTTTCCAACAAAGTCATAGTTCAATAATTTATTTTTTGAAATAATGATTTATTGCGTGTAAATTTGATGGAATAACATAATATACGAGAACAGCACTAAATCAATATAGTAATTTTCTTTTTTAAGCAAACGTCCGATAAGTGAGCTATTTAATATCATATAGCAATCCAACTTTTAGCTCAAAACGGATTGTCAGACATATATAACTGAATTGAGGGATACTTCCCACTGAAGTGGCAACACATAATGCCAATGGATAAATACTCAAAACAACTCAAGATTAAGACATAACCCAATAGGTCATGACCATATAAATACCCTATGAATTTCTTAAATAAACATACTCAATAAAAAGACATTACTGAGAATATTTTTCCTTTATTCGTTAATATTTCACAATAGAAAATTAGTGCTAGAGAGGTGTTTATAAAACTGAGGGTAAGGGAAAATATGTGATATAATTAACACTATCAATTAAATCATTTTATCCTGTTTGTATTTATGAAGGCTAAGGAAGGAAGGATTACGACATCTTATGGAATTATTTTATAATTTTCCTCTATGGACAGCGCTATTTACAATTGGATTAGCCCAGTTTATTAAAGTGCCTTTAAATTTCATTGCAACGAAACAGTTTGAATGGTCACTGCTTACAAGTACTGGCGGTATGCCCAGTTCACATTCAGGAGCTGTGACAGCTGTAGCTACAGCCATAGGATTACAACATGGGTTCGATTCTCCTTTTTTCGCCATATCCGCTATTTTTGGAATCATTGTTATGTTTGATGCCACAGGAGTGCGTAGACATGCAGGTGAACAAGCAACTGTTATTAATCGACTTGTCACAGATTTTAACAAAGCCATTGCTGAAATGAAACACTGGCCTCAAAAAGAGGAACAAGAAAAACGAAAAGAACT
The genomic region above belongs to Bacillus sp. A301a_S52 and contains:
- a CDS encoding TRAP transporter large permease, coding for MVWTLLGIMVILLLMGFPMMIPLIAGPLIIILFYMDNLDPTIMIQQMVEGISSYVLIAVPLFIFAADIMTSGRTSRKLLDFVGSFVGHLRGGYAITTAAACTLFGSISGSTQATVVAIGKPMRERLLKVGYKDSSAIALIINSSDVALLIPPSIGMIIYALVSDASVGDLFIAGIGPGVLIFIFFATYAYIHAKVYDIPLAPKVPWKERGGIFLKALLPLGFPIIIIGGIYTGQFTPTEAAGISVLYAFVLEVLIFRSIKLKEIPNIALSSGIVTSAVFVLVAGGQAFSWVISFARIPQMLTDAVLGNDPSALYILFIVALFFFIGCMFVDPIVVILILTPIFAPVATAAGVDPIHLGVVIVFQAALGSATPPFGVDIFTASAVFNKSYLDVIRGTPPYIVMLLIVSVLVIVFEDISLFLLRLF
- a CDS encoding DctP family TRAP transporter solute-binding subunit codes for the protein MLKKTGYLAGILSFGVILAACGGNDGAGDNENGNGEAEHEWRFTVEETQGQVQYVYAQEFAELVEEKSDGAINIDVYEFGALGSEVDQVEQLQQGIVEFAIISPGFTGTLVPEGNIFALQFLFDDDQELNQQVLNESEAINTHLAQKYEEQSIMPLAFWTEGAMQWTGSSSIQSPADFAGFQMRTQESPLILRSYEAYGANPTAMSWSELYTGLQQGAVDGQENPLFFIEDAGFHEVQDHLTISNHNMYVTMTTVNTDFYNNLDEETQSIIDEAIEEMRDRSFEIQEEQNGEALELIENATDTPTDVYELSEDEREEFRELAGEARDYFRENGGDDAEMILDMLMEEIEEAQENQ
- a CDS encoding biotin transporter BioY; the protein is MRSTSQFRINDLTKGAMFIALMAIGANLTAFITIGTVPLTFQTVIAILAGILLGKKLGALSIIGYIMVGLIGVPVFAGFTGGFQILASPTLGFLISFVAIAYVAGSVVETRAGQTATAYFKASLVGLLVNYFIGVPYLYFHSSILLQLENIQFTTIAISMGPFFVKDFILVVFTASIAPKLKKAQTFFSSMKEAS
- a CDS encoding Na+/H+ antiporter family protein, whose protein sequence is MNAVVIAVLIMIVLSLLRIHVVIALIVGGITGGLVAGFTLVETIEIFSEGLSSNVTVALSYAMLGAFAVGISYTGLPNAMVKSAIKLVGREQETHRKTMTKVLLLFSIAIVASFSQNLVPVHIAFIPLFIPPLLKVFNELKMDRRATATALTFGLKAPYILIPAGYGLIFHEIIVSNMNESGMVVNMSMVPKAMLLPVIGMLVGLALAIFVSYRKPRNYVTQELTTSGDSEEHSFTWPGIFVGVAAIVSVLVSQVLTKSMVFGALTGLIILYVYFGYLHLTKKLRLSQSEELLTDGMKMLAFIGFVMISAGGFAEVIRETGHVDQLVASVSGWIGHNHGLAALIMLIIGLLITMGIGSSFATIPIIAAIYVPLAAAIGLSPLATIALIGTAGALGDAGSPASDSTLGPSAGLNSDGQHNHIWDTCVPTFLHFNIPLIIFGWLAALIL
- a CDS encoding divergent PAP2 family protein, with the protein product MELFYNFPLWTALFTIGLAQFIKVPLNFIATKQFEWSLLTSTGGMPSSHSGAVTAVATAIGLQHGFDSPFFAISAIFGIIVMFDATGVRRHAGEQATVINRLVTDFNKAIAEMKHWPQKEEQEKRKELKELLGHQPIEVFFGGLLGIIIALIFHGILY
- a CDS encoding TRAP transporter small permease — protein: MTIGNVLSRLVTGTSWHFAAEISRLAVIVASFMGISYAARKGRHISMSALFDISPKPVKKVLSIVNPFITALVLFTVSYFAALYTYGIYETGRTTAALEFPFWLMVVAIPIGCFIGGIQFLRNMWTNIVHKEVYIAEEKIDYDEQ